The following coding sequences are from one Salvia hispanica cultivar TCC Black 2014 chromosome 3, UniMelb_Shisp_WGS_1.0, whole genome shotgun sequence window:
- the LOC125211803 gene encoding phosphatidylinositol/phosphatidylcholine transfer protein SFH9-like, whose translation MPDGRGDRFGHEIMSEDERRRRRMRSLRKKAMNPATRTTRELKKREQRKVHCLFAAVCNEEFLEEEERVVNEFRQALVERDMLLAHYDDYHTMLRFLKARKFDLDKTVQMWEEMLNWRKENAVDTIIQDFIYEEFDEVKLYYPHGYHGVDKGGRPVYIERLGKVEPSKLMNITTVDRFLKYHVQGFEKAFAQKFAACSIAAKRHIDSTTTILDVHGLNWMSFGKIARDLVMRMQRIDSSNYPETLHQMFIVNAGGGFKCVWNSAKCFIDQRTISKIHVLGTKFQDRLLEVIDASQLPDFLGGSCSCPNEGGCLGSNKGPWNDTQLMKLVHALHEGESNLGIKLLNYQESRNEISSSSISRKPSYREPTPSLSNDSLLIQEISQRSERDISGDRYEDRRPSNSAGPIAEQRLPKGSLSTIVTDVVLRLLTFLCILGSLFRRFFKMDENMEAVLENQTTQVGNSNSQEQDVQLKNEELLHPCYQKLQHLENMVNELSKKPARIPSEKEDMIHESLSRIKSIEFDLQKTRKALIATTSKQMELSESIETIKENNSNGSQSCWLRSSRSLPKGT comes from the exons ATGCCAG ATGGAAGGGGAGATAGATTTGGTCACGAGATCATGTCTGAGGATGAGAGAAGGAGGCGGCGGATGAGATCTTTGAGGAAAAAGGCAATGAACCCTGCAACAAGGACCACGCGGGAGTTGAAGAAACGTGAACAGAGGAAGGTGCATTGCCTGTTTGCCGCTGTCTGTAACGAAGAGTTTCTAGAGGAGGAAGAGAGAGTGGTTAATGAATTTCGTCAAGCTTTGGTTGAAAGGGACATGCTTCTGGCTCATTATGATGATTACCATACTATGTTGAG ATTCTTAAAAGCAAGAAAGTTTGACCTTGATAAAACAGTACAGATGTGGGAAGAAATGTTGAAttggagaaaagaaaatgctGTAGACACTATAATTCAG GATTTCATATATGAGGAGTTTGACGAAGTTAAGCTATATTATCCTCATGGTTACCATGGTGTTGATAAAGGAGGCCGACCTGTGTACATTGAAAGACTTGGGAAGGTTGAACCTAGTAAACTAATGAACATCACCACTGTCGATAGGTTCTTAAAATATCACGTCCAAGGTTTTGAGAAAGCTTTTGCGCAAAAGTTTGCAGCATGTTCTATTGCTGCCAAGCGACATATTGATTCAACAACAACTATTCTGGATGTACATGGGCTG AATTGGATGAGTTTTGGAAAGATTGCGCGTGATCTAGTAATGCGCATGCAGAGAATTGATAGCAGCAATTATCCTGAG ACATTACATCAAATGTTCATAGTTAATGCGGGTGGTGGATTTAAGTGTGTATGGAATTCGGCAAAATGCTTCATTGATCAAAGGACCATCTCAAAAATACAT GTGTTGGGTACCAAATTCCAGGACAGGCTATTGGAAGTCATCGATGCTAG TCAATTGCCAGATTTTCTGGGTGGATCCTGCTCATGTCCAAATGAAGGTGGATGCCTTGGATCCAACAAGGGACCTTGGAATGATACACAACTGATGAAG CTAGTTCACGCTTTGCATGAAGGTGAAAGCAATTTAGGGATAAAACTGCTTAATTATCAG GAATCAAGGAATgaaatttcttcatcttctattTCAAGAAAACCTTCTTACAGGGAGCCAACACCTTCCCTTAGTAATGAC AGCTTGCTGATCCAGGAAATATCACAGAGATCAGAAAGGGATATATCCGGTGATAGATATGAAGATAGACGTCCATCAA ATTCGGCTGGTCCTATTGCGGAACAAAGGTTGCCGAAGGGATCACTCTCCACCATAGTGACGGACGTTGTGCTTAGATTACTCACATTCTTATGCATACTTGGTAGTTTGTTCAGACGCTTCTTTAAGATGGACGAAAACATGGAAGCGGTGTTAGAAAACCAAACAACACAAGTTGGAAACTCAAACTCTCAAGAACAAGATGTGCAACTAAAGAATGAGGAGCTTCTCCACCCCTGTTACCAGAAGTTACAGCATTTAGAGAATATGGTGAATGAACTTTCGAAAAAACCTGCAAGAATTCCATCTGAGAAAGAGGACATGATACATGAATCTCTCAGTCGCATAAAATCCATCGAGTTTGACTTACAGAAGACGAGGAAA GCATTGATTGCGACAACATCAAAGCAAATGGAGCTATCTGAGTCAATAGAGACAATAAAGGAGAATAATTCAAAT GGGAGTCAAAGTTGCTGGCTACGAAGTAGCAGGTCTTTACCCAAAGGAACCTGA